The following proteins come from a genomic window of Gemmatimonadota bacterium:
- a CDS encoding enoyl-CoA hydratase/isomerase family protein yields ATVLHIRSDQKVFCAGADLALMRSCFATPEGPDAMLELVRRLQRLFARLEAAPLATLAEIGGAAMGGGMELALACDLRVAAAEARLGLPEARLGLLPGGGGTQRLARLCGRGIASRLILGAEAIDGAEAERLGIVQWSRPRAELAAWTREVVARFASMPRAALAASKRCIAAAGDPSCDGFAEELAGTRRLYDHPETRRRVSEFLDRSAA; encoded by the coding sequence AGGCGACGGTGCTCCACATCCGCAGCGACCAAAAGGTCTTCTGCGCCGGCGCCGACCTGGCGTTGATGCGGTCCTGCTTCGCCACCCCCGAGGGGCCGGATGCCATGCTGGAGCTGGTGCGCCGGCTGCAGCGGCTCTTCGCGCGCCTCGAGGCGGCACCCCTGGCCACCCTCGCCGAGATCGGGGGCGCGGCCATGGGCGGCGGGATGGAACTGGCCCTGGCCTGCGACCTGCGCGTCGCCGCGGCGGAGGCCAGGCTCGGCCTGCCGGAAGCGCGGCTGGGCCTGCTACCGGGCGGGGGCGGCACGCAGCGGCTGGCCCGGCTGTGCGGCCGCGGCATTGCCAGCCGCCTGATCCTCGGCGCCGAGGCCATCGACGGCGCCGAGGCCGAACGGCTGGGGATCGTCCAGTGGTCGCGGCCGCGGGCGGAGTTGGCTGCCTGGACCCGCGAGGTGGTGGCACGCTTCGCCAGCATGCCCAGGGCAGCGCTGGCCGCGAGCAAGCGTTGCATCGCCGCTGCGGGCGATCCGAGCTGCGACGGCTTCGCCGAGGAGCTCGCCGGCACCCGGCGCCTGTACGACCACCCCGAGACCCGCCGCAGGGTTTCGGAGTTCCTCGACAGGAGCGCGGCATAG